The following coding sequences are from one Mesorhizobium onobrychidis window:
- the yghU gene encoding glutathione-dependent disulfide-bond oxidoreductase → MNQYTPPKVWTWNKENGGAFASINRPIAGPTHDKELPVGKHPLQLYSQATPNGVKVTIMLEELLALGHKGAEYDAWLIRINDGDQFGSGFVEVNPNSKIPALMDRSGPKPIRVFESGSILVHLAEKFGEFLPTEQPARAETLSWLFWQMGSAPYLGGGFGHFYTYAPEKIEYAIDRFAMETKRQMDVLDRRLAESEYLGGDAYTIADIAVWPWYGGLAKGRMYNDAGEFLSVTEYRHVQRWADAIDARPAVQRGRMVNRAFGEPAMQLHERHDASDFDTKTQDKLAAE, encoded by the coding sequence ATGAACCAATACACACCGCCGAAAGTATGGACCTGGAACAAGGAAAATGGCGGCGCCTTCGCCAGCATCAACCGGCCGATCGCGGGCCCGACGCATGACAAGGAGTTGCCGGTCGGCAAGCATCCGCTGCAGCTTTACTCGCAGGCGACACCGAACGGCGTCAAGGTGACGATCATGCTGGAGGAGCTCTTGGCGCTCGGCCACAAAGGCGCCGAATATGACGCCTGGCTGATCAGGATCAACGACGGCGACCAGTTCGGCAGCGGCTTTGTCGAGGTCAACCCCAACTCCAAGATCCCGGCGCTGATGGACCGCAGCGGGCCAAAGCCGATCCGCGTCTTCGAATCCGGCTCGATCCTGGTGCATCTGGCCGAAAAATTCGGCGAATTCCTGCCGACCGAGCAGCCGGCGCGCGCAGAAACCCTGTCGTGGCTGTTCTGGCAGATGGGCTCGGCGCCCTATCTCGGCGGCGGCTTCGGCCATTTCTATACCTATGCGCCGGAAAAGATCGAATATGCCATCGACCGCTTCGCCATGGAGACCAAGCGCCAGATGGACGTGCTCGACCGGCGCCTCGCTGAAAGCGAATATCTCGGCGGCGACGCCTACACGATTGCCGATATCGCCGTGTGGCCCTGGTATGGCGGGCTGGCCAAGGGGCGCATGTACAACGACGCCGGCGAGTTCCTGTCGGTCACGGAGTACAGACACGTGCAGCGCTGGGCAGACGCGATCGACGCGCGGCCGGCGGTGCAGCGCGGGCGCATGGTCAACCGCGCCTTCGGCGAGCCCGCGATGCAGCTGCACGAGCGCCACGACGCCAGCGATTTCGACACCAAGACGCAGGACAAGCTGGCGGCGGAGTGA
- a CDS encoding S1C family serine protease, which yields MTIDTILRSIVAVRASIPDDAFTANALGTSREGSGVVIRDNGLVLTIGYLITEAEEVWLTDHNGRVVPAHALAYDQESGFGLVQALAPLGLPAVVFGDAARAMAGDPVVLADGIGQTVSAHIVTKQEFAGYWEYLLDEAIFTAPAHPSWGGAALIGQDGRLLGIGSLRLQMSRAGEIADINMVVPIDLLPPILDDLLTRGQVAKPPRPWLGAFSAESNGEVVVMSVAEGSPAAEAGLRQGDIISDVRDGEVDGLADFYRKLWQNPAGAEIPLRVVRDGRETWLRVKSADRNSFLKKPQLQ from the coding sequence ATGACCATCGATACGATTTTGCGGTCCATCGTGGCGGTGCGCGCCTCGATCCCGGACGATGCTTTCACCGCCAATGCGCTGGGCACGAGCCGGGAAGGCAGCGGCGTGGTCATTCGCGATAACGGGCTGGTGCTCACCATCGGCTATCTCATCACCGAGGCGGAAGAAGTCTGGCTGACCGACCACAACGGGCGCGTGGTTCCCGCGCACGCGCTCGCCTACGACCAGGAATCGGGCTTCGGCCTGGTGCAGGCGCTGGCGCCGCTCGGCCTGCCTGCGGTGGTCTTTGGCGACGCGGCCAGGGCGATGGCCGGCGACCCGGTGGTGCTCGCCGACGGCATCGGCCAGACGGTCAGCGCGCATATCGTCACCAAGCAGGAATTCGCCGGCTATTGGGAGTATCTCCTGGACGAAGCGATCTTCACCGCGCCCGCCCATCCGTCATGGGGAGGTGCGGCACTTATCGGGCAGGACGGCAGGCTGCTCGGCATCGGTTCGCTGCGCCTGCAGATGAGCCGCGCCGGCGAGATCGCCGACATCAACATGGTGGTGCCGATCGACCTTCTGCCGCCCATTCTCGACGATCTCCTGACACGCGGCCAGGTTGCCAAGCCACCGCGCCCATGGCTCGGAGCCTTCTCCGCCGAAAGCAATGGCGAGGTCGTGGTGATGAGCGTCGCCGAAGGCAGCCCGGCCGCCGAAGCCGGCCTGCGCCAGGGCGACATCATCTCGGATGTCCGCGACGGCGAAGTCGACGGGCTCGCCGATTTCTACCGCAAGCTGTGGCAGAACCCGGCGGGCGCCGAGATCCCGTTGCGGGTTGTGCGCGACGGCCGCGAAACCTGGCTGCGCGTCAAGTCGGCCGACCGCAACAGCTTTCTCAAGAAACCGCAGCTGCAGTGA
- a CDS encoding YdeI/OmpD-associated family protein, protein MAPVKVDLAKVREFSDADSFYTWVGQHHDTATEVWIKIHKVGSGLPSITPKEAIDVVLCWGWIDAVRKGLDDKSYLQRYTPRGRKSIWSQINVDNVARLIEEGRMTEHGLKQVEAAKADGRWARAYGSGKDMKIPVDLQAAIDVEPKAKAMLATLSAQNRFALAFRIHNMKTEAGRKMKIAAFVEMLKRGETIYPQGKK, encoded by the coding sequence ATGGCGCCGGTCAAGGTCGATCTTGCCAAGGTGCGCGAATTCAGCGATGCCGACAGCTTCTATACCTGGGTCGGCCAGCACCACGACACCGCGACAGAAGTCTGGATCAAGATCCACAAGGTCGGTTCGGGGCTACCTTCGATCACGCCCAAGGAGGCTATCGACGTGGTGCTGTGCTGGGGCTGGATCGACGCCGTGCGCAAGGGGCTCGACGACAAGAGCTATTTGCAGCGCTACACGCCGCGCGGCCGGAAGAGCATCTGGAGCCAGATCAACGTCGACAACGTCGCCCGGCTGATCGAGGAGGGCCGGATGACCGAGCATGGGCTCAAACAGGTCGAGGCGGCGAAGGCCGACGGGCGCTGGGCGCGCGCCTATGGAAGCGGCAAGGACATGAAAATCCCCGTGGATCTCCAGGCGGCAATAGACGTCGAGCCCAAGGCCAAGGCGATGCTGGCAACGCTCAGCGCGCAGAACCGTTTCGCGCTCGCCTTCCGCATCCACAATATGAAGACCGAGGCTGGGCGCAAGATGAAGATCGCCGCCTTCGTCGAGATGCTGAAGCGCGGCGAGACGATCTACCCGCAAGGGAAGAAGTGA
- a CDS encoding NAD-dependent formate dehydrogenase, whose protein sequence is MAKVVCVLYDDPVDGYPSNYARDGLPKLDRYPGGQTLPTPKAIDFEPGVLLGSVSGELGLRPYLESAGHSLVVTSDKDGPDSVFERELGDAEIVISQPFWPAYLTKERIAKANKLKLAITAGIGSDHVDLQAAMDRGITVAEVTYCNSISVSEHVVMMILALVRNYIPSYQWVIKGGWNIADCVARSYDVEGMQIGTVGAGRIGSAVLRRLQPFDVTLHYTDRHRLPEAVEKELGVTFHPDPASMVGICDVVTINAPLHPETENLFDEAMIARMKRGAYLVNTARGKICNRDAVAGALESGQLAGYAGDVWFPQPAPKDHPWRSMPHHGMTPHISGSSLSAQARYAAGTREILECWFEGRPIREDYLIVDGGKLAGAGAHSYSAGDATSGSEEAARFKAKA, encoded by the coding sequence ATGGCAAAGGTCGTTTGCGTCCTCTATGACGATCCGGTTGACGGTTACCCGTCAAATTATGCCCGGGATGGGCTGCCGAAGCTCGACCGCTATCCCGGCGGGCAAACGCTTCCCACGCCGAAGGCCATCGACTTCGAACCGGGCGTTCTGCTCGGCAGCGTGTCGGGCGAGCTCGGCCTGCGGCCTTATCTGGAAAGCGCCGGGCACAGCCTGGTCGTGACCTCGGACAAGGACGGTCCCGACAGCGTTTTCGAACGTGAACTCGGTGACGCCGAAATCGTCATCTCGCAGCCGTTCTGGCCGGCCTATCTGACCAAGGAACGGATCGCCAAGGCAAACAAACTGAAGCTTGCGATCACCGCCGGCATCGGATCCGACCATGTCGATCTGCAGGCCGCGATGGACCGCGGCATCACCGTCGCCGAGGTGACCTACTGCAACTCGATCAGCGTGTCCGAGCATGTGGTGATGATGATCCTGGCGCTGGTGCGAAACTATATCCCGTCCTACCAGTGGGTCATCAAAGGCGGCTGGAATATCGCCGACTGTGTCGCGCGCTCCTACGATGTCGAAGGCATGCAGATCGGAACTGTCGGCGCCGGCCGGATCGGCAGCGCGGTGCTGCGCCGGCTGCAGCCGTTCGACGTCACACTGCACTACACCGACCGCCACCGCCTGCCCGAGGCGGTCGAGAAGGAGCTTGGCGTCACCTTCCACCCAGACCCGGCGTCGATGGTCGGCATCTGCGACGTGGTGACGATCAACGCCCCGCTGCATCCGGAGACGGAGAACCTGTTCGACGAGGCGATGATCGCCAGGATGAAACGCGGCGCCTATCTGGTGAACACGGCGCGCGGCAAGATCTGCAATCGTGACGCTGTCGCCGGTGCGCTGGAGAGCGGCCAGCTCGCGGGCTATGCCGGCGACGTCTGGTTCCCGCAGCCGGCGCCCAAGGACCATCCGTGGCGATCGATGCCGCATCACGGCATGACGCCGCATATTTCGGGATCGTCGCTCTCCGCCCAGGCGCGCTATGCCGCCGGCACGCGCGAAATCCTGGAGTGCTGGTTCGAAGGCCGGCCGATCCGCGAGGACTACCTGATCGTCGACGGCGGCAAGCTGGCCGGCGCCGGCGCCCATTCCTATAGCGCAGGCGACGCCACAAGCGGTTCGGAAGAGGCGGCGCGCTTCAAGGCCAAGGCGTGA
- a CDS encoding EAL domain-containing protein, whose protein sequence is MANKKNRDGEFWELALERAHLGVWDWDLRSGDCFYSAMWSQMLGYGEGELVEASDLWLQLTHPDDRERAVASGERHIAGLTDSIETELRLKHKSGHWVWVLDRGGVVERDVEGRPVRLMGVQTDITKQKQAEAELEQVNVRFRLALAASGTGIWHHDLAARKSYWDERTREIFGLVAETDEVSQDLWHSYLHPDDRADAERAHLAPLQTQKVVAVQYRIIKRDGDIRHVESLIRFIADAQSSGQILGTVRDITEAKQRDQELAHAARHDGLTGLLNRAAFDRLLAQHIATARPLAVFYVDLDYFKALNDFAGHAAGDLALKRVAERILGCLPPSVHAARLGGDEFALLVPDCDAAQAERLAGAVLAAVRDADLGSMAASRKLAASIGIAFVADENTAVADALACADDACYAAKAAGRNRFAVFSPETTSGGLNAARLAADTVDAMEDGRLKLFGQEIHRLGQPWQENRHVEVLARLAGRNGGLIPPGEFIPAAERFGIASRLDRWIIRTALSLHGPALKSGALTLGFNLSAQTLSDPQLWDFVDAVIDETGAPHSGIGFEITETAAVTNFTAAEEFVRKARERRCRVSLDDFGAGMSSFEYLRRFPVDTIKIDGSFIEHIAKSRFDREIVSAIAGIARSLGCSVVAEKIEEQDALDILRDMGVAFGQGFLLHQPEPLQAIVTRASGRAALPAGRRA, encoded by the coding sequence ATGGCTAACAAGAAGAATCGCGATGGAGAGTTCTGGGAGCTGGCGCTCGAACGCGCGCATCTTGGCGTCTGGGACTGGGATCTCAGGAGCGGCGACTGTTTCTACTCGGCGATGTGGTCGCAAATGCTCGGCTATGGCGAGGGTGAGCTCGTCGAGGCGAGCGATCTCTGGCTGCAGCTGACGCATCCCGACGATCGCGAGCGGGCGGTGGCCAGCGGCGAACGCCACATTGCCGGCCTGACCGATTCGATCGAGACCGAGCTCAGGCTGAAGCACAAATCCGGTCACTGGGTATGGGTTCTCGATCGCGGCGGGGTGGTCGAACGCGATGTCGAAGGCCGGCCGGTCCGGCTGATGGGCGTCCAGACCGACATCACCAAGCAGAAGCAAGCGGAAGCAGAGCTCGAACAGGTCAATGTCCGCTTTCGCCTGGCATTGGCCGCCAGCGGCACCGGCATCTGGCATCACGATCTTGCCGCACGCAAAAGCTACTGGGACGAGCGCACGCGGGAAATCTTCGGGCTTGTCGCCGAAACCGACGAGGTGTCGCAAGACCTCTGGCACAGCTATCTGCATCCGGACGACAGGGCCGACGCCGAGCGAGCCCACTTGGCGCCGCTGCAAACCCAAAAGGTCGTCGCCGTGCAATACCGCATCATCAAGCGGGACGGCGACATCAGACATGTTGAATCGCTGATACGGTTCATCGCCGACGCCCAGTCGTCGGGCCAGATCCTGGGCACGGTGCGCGACATCACCGAGGCGAAGCAACGCGACCAGGAACTTGCCCATGCGGCCCGCCATGACGGCCTGACCGGCCTTTTGAACCGCGCCGCATTCGACCGGCTGCTGGCCCAGCATATCGCAACGGCGCGCCCGCTCGCGGTGTTCTACGTCGATCTCGACTACTTCAAGGCCTTGAACGACTTCGCCGGCCACGCCGCCGGCGACCTCGCGCTGAAGCGCGTCGCCGAGCGCATTCTGGGCTGTCTGCCGCCGTCGGTGCATGCCGCGCGCCTCGGCGGCGACGAGTTCGCGCTGCTGGTGCCTGATTGCGACGCAGCGCAAGCCGAGCGTCTCGCCGGCGCCGTTCTCGCGGCGGTTCGCGATGCCGATCTCGGCTCGATGGCGGCGTCGCGCAAGCTTGCGGCCAGCATCGGCATCGCCTTTGTCGCCGATGAGAATACCGCGGTGGCCGACGCGCTCGCCTGCGCCGACGACGCCTGCTATGCGGCCAAGGCCGCCGGGCGCAATCGCTTCGCGGTGTTCTCCCCTGAGACAACATCCGGGGGCCTCAATGCGGCGCGGCTGGCGGCCGACACCGTCGATGCCATGGAAGACGGAAGGCTGAAACTGTTCGGCCAGGAAATCCATCGGCTCGGACAACCCTGGCAAGAGAACCGCCATGTCGAGGTCCTGGCGCGGCTCGCCGGGCGCAACGGGGGGCTGATCCCGCCGGGCGAGTTCATCCCGGCGGCTGAGCGGTTCGGCATTGCCTCGCGGCTCGATCGCTGGATCATCAGGACGGCGCTCTCGCTTCATGGTCCCGCGCTGAAGTCAGGGGCGCTCACGCTCGGCTTCAACCTGTCGGCACAGACGCTGAGCGATCCGCAGCTTTGGGATTTCGTCGACGCCGTCATCGATGAGACCGGGGCGCCGCATTCCGGCATCGGCTTCGAGATCACGGAAACCGCCGCGGTCACCAATTTCACTGCTGCCGAAGAGTTCGTCCGCAAGGCGCGCGAGCGGCGCTGCCGCGTCAGCCTCGATGATTTCGGGGCGGGCATGAGCTCGTTCGAATATCTCCGGCGCTTTCCCGTCGACACGATCAAGATCGACGGTTCCTTCATCGAGCATATTGCGAAGAGCCGTTTCGACCGCGAAATCGTCTCAGCCATAGCGGGCATAGCCAGAAGCCTCGGCTGCTCCGTGGTGGCGGAGAAGATCGAAGAGCAGGATGCGCTCGACATCCTCAGGGATATGGGCGTTGCCTTCGGCCAAGGATTTCTGCTGCACCAGCCGGAGCCGCTGCAAGCGATCGTTACGCGGGCGAGCGGGCGAGCGGCTTTGCCAGCCGGACGGCGAGCGTAG
- a CDS encoding GYD domain-containing protein: protein MPMYLSRFSYTPETWARLIENPEDRREAARTYIESVGGKLHGFWYAFGEHDGWNLWEAPDNVSMASVALAIGAGGALSSYETTVLLSVEETMQALGKAKSVRYRPPGKP from the coding sequence ATGCCCATGTATCTCTCACGATTCAGCTATACGCCCGAGACCTGGGCGCGTCTGATCGAAAACCCCGAGGATAGACGCGAGGCAGCCCGCACCTACATCGAGTCGGTCGGCGGAAAGCTGCACGGGTTCTGGTACGCCTTCGGAGAGCACGATGGCTGGAATCTGTGGGAGGCGCCAGACAACGTTTCGATGGCATCTGTCGCGCTTGCCATTGGTGCGGGAGGCGCGCTCAGCTCGTACGAGACCACCGTTCTCCTAAGCGTCGAAGAAACCATGCAAGCCCTCGGCAAGGCGAAGTCGGTCCGGTATCGCCCGCCGGGAAAGCCCTGA
- a CDS encoding DUF3606 domain-containing protein translates to MADDKSKTKQDRKPASGEEPYDVAAFAKKYGIPPSEAATIIKRYGPSRKKLDAHMASRNA, encoded by the coding sequence ATGGCAGACGACAAATCCAAGACCAAGCAGGACCGCAAACCGGCCTCCGGCGAGGAGCCTTACGACGTTGCGGCTTTTGCGAAAAAATACGGCATACCGCCGAGCGAGGCCGCGACGATCATCAAGCGGTACGGGCCTTCGAGGAAGAAGCTCGATGCGCATATGGCGAGCCGCAACGCCTGA
- a CDS encoding ester cyclase — protein sequence MIKTDLSGVYRDYIACLNKQDWEKLGQFVDDEVIHNRRRLGLSGYREMLETDFAEIPDLYFNVRMLISDPPYIASRLDFDCTPKGTFLGLPVSGRRVSFAENVIYEFRDKKIVQVWSVIDKAAIEAQL from the coding sequence ATGATTAAAACCGACCTCTCCGGCGTCTACCGAGACTACATTGCCTGCCTCAATAAGCAGGACTGGGAGAAGCTGGGACAGTTCGTTGATGATGAGGTGATCCACAATAGGCGGCGGCTCGGCTTGTCAGGTTATCGCGAAATGCTGGAGACAGACTTTGCTGAAATCCCGGACCTTTATTTCAACGTCCGGATGTTGATTTCCGATCCGCCTTATATAGCGAGCCGGCTTGACTTCGATTGTACCCCGAAAGGAACATTCCTCGGCCTCCCTGTGAGCGGGAGGAGAGTTTCCTTTGCCGAGAATGTTATCTATGAATTTCGGGACAAAAAGATTGTACAAGTATGGTCTGTTATAGACAAGGCGGCTATCGAAGCTCAGCTTTAG
- a CDS encoding tryptophan-rich sensory protein yields the protein MAVRADALSLFGIAQTTALGTADLGMDDRGGAFYTIMTFGVAAMLQAQERGAAALVMVIAVMVTDGVWNYLLFRRRRLDWAYWYLFPYTVLVATTTIAVFTIDVPAGGLIAIYLAFLPYDFAWTKALATLNPDLAHDSGQ from the coding sequence GTGGCTGTCCGGGCCGACGCCCTTTCGCTTTTTGGCATCGCTCAAACAACCGCGCTGGGCACTGCCGATTTGGGGATGGATGATCGTGGCGGGGCGTTCTATACGATCATGACCTTTGGAGTCGCCGCGATGCTACAGGCCCAGGAGCGAGGCGCGGCGGCGCTCGTGATGGTAATAGCTGTTATGGTCACCGACGGCGTCTGGAACTACCTATTGTTTCGCCGCAGACGCCTCGACTGGGCCTACTGGTATTTGTTTCCCTACACGGTGCTGGTGGCGACAACGACGATTGCAGTCTTCACGATCGATGTGCCGGCAGGCGGACTGATCGCGATTTATCTCGCGTTCTTACCCTATGACTTCGCATGGACCAAAGCCTTGGCGACACTGAACCCGGACCTCGCCCATGACTCTGGGCAGTAA
- a CDS encoding MAPEG family protein, which yields MSFELAMLVASCVLCLIQIVVSSHAASLQRGYRWTASSRDAEVSPLTGVAGRLERALRNLLETFPVFVVAVFLVHVLGRESALSQWGAGLYFSARVVYLLLYAAGVPLLRSLVWNAAFVGIVLLLLASVWPEL from the coding sequence ATGAGCTTCGAACTAGCGATGCTTGTGGCGAGTTGCGTGCTCTGTTTGATCCAAATTGTTGTCTCCTCGCACGCAGCCAGCCTTCAGCGAGGTTATCGTTGGACGGCCAGCTCTCGTGACGCCGAAGTCTCTCCGCTCACGGGCGTAGCAGGACGCCTGGAAAGAGCACTTCGAAACTTACTTGAGACGTTCCCGGTGTTTGTGGTGGCGGTCTTCCTTGTTCACGTGCTCGGTCGTGAGAGCGCCCTCAGCCAATGGGGAGCTGGTCTCTATTTTTCCGCCAGAGTGGTTTATCTTCTACTCTACGCAGCGGGCGTTCCTTTGCTCCGGTCGCTCGTCTGGAATGCCGCGTTCGTTGGAATTGTCCTTCTTTTGCTCGCGTCAGTCTGGCCCGAGCTATAG
- a CDS encoding cytochrome P450, with translation MKPMITQIADRLLDKLEGRPKVDLMAEFCRDLPLSVICAMLGLPEQDHDRFKSWLGGLKDTANVGAVIRAIPGVISVVRYLRRVSRPGGGALPDGLIAALRDAESDGQKLSEDELVSMIFLLFGAGQETTTHLISGGLFALLSHEDQSRRLQSKLSLMPTCVEECLRYVSPVQMTKPRFATRDMVWQERQFRRGDMFAGFLAAANCDPAKFEDPHRFDITRHPNPHLSFGTGAHFCLGFQLARAEAAIALERIVTRFPDMRLDNRAGKIEWRKRLGIRALAQLPVRLVA, from the coding sequence ATGAAGCCGATGATCACCCAAATAGCCGATCGGCTTCTCGACAAGCTGGAGGGGAGACCGAAGGTCGATCTCATGGCCGAGTTCTGTCGCGATCTGCCCCTCTCGGTCATTTGCGCGATGCTCGGCCTGCCGGAACAGGATCACGATCGGTTCAAGAGCTGGCTGGGCGGGCTAAAGGACACTGCCAATGTCGGCGCGGTCATCCGCGCCATTCCCGGCGTGATCAGCGTTGTCCGCTATCTTCGCCGCGTCTCGCGACCTGGAGGGGGAGCCTTGCCTGACGGATTGATCGCCGCGCTGCGCGATGCTGAATCTGACGGGCAGAAGCTCAGTGAGGACGAACTAGTCTCGATGATTTTCCTGCTCTTCGGTGCTGGGCAGGAAACCACCACCCATCTGATTTCCGGCGGGCTCTTTGCATTGCTATCGCATGAGGATCAAAGCCGCAGGCTGCAGAGCAAACTAAGCCTGATGCCCACCTGCGTCGAAGAATGTCTGCGCTACGTATCGCCAGTGCAAATGACCAAGCCACGCTTTGCGACCCGCGACATGGTCTGGCAGGAACGGCAATTCCGCCGCGGCGACATGTTCGCCGGATTCCTGGCGGCGGCAAATTGCGATCCTGCCAAGTTTGAGGATCCCCACCGTTTCGACATCACGCGCCACCCGAACCCGCACCTCTCCTTCGGCACAGGCGCGCATTTCTGCCTCGGTTTCCAACTAGCTCGGGCGGAGGCCGCTATCGCCCTCGAGCGCATCGTCACGCGCTTCCCAGACATGCGCCTCGACAACAGGGCGGGGAAAATCGAGTGGCGCAAGCGCCTTGGCATCCGCGCCCTCGCACAGTTGCCCGTGCGACTTGTGGCATGA
- a CDS encoding DUF4118 domain-containing protein, whose translation MAAVNPKLRRDIKLLPDADPLLDLALSEAPAAVRYLASFVMTAIAAALAVGIHSQVMIPNLSLVFVVPVIIAAVGLGLGPSLCSAILGALAYNFFLTEPRYTLIVDDPANVWAIGLLFVVGLIVSGVAFTSRRRATEAALLKRQATLLQGYSRDAAGIDNAKAIVSITCQTLAALFQVPVVVILVLDGKVVSVEKVGDVEPQEAEFEAARSSLATGLVVSAGVHPALASRFDFWPVTTTAGGPRAAIGLAFDPVDRPPEPSMLVDIVGRFLALALDRQYFRHARL comes from the coding sequence ATGGCCGCTGTTAATCCGAAACTGCGACGAGACATCAAACTGTTGCCGGATGCCGATCCGCTTTTGGACTTAGCGTTATCGGAGGCTCCAGCTGCAGTGCGCTACCTTGCTTCGTTTGTGATGACCGCCATCGCGGCGGCACTGGCTGTTGGTATTCATAGCCAAGTGATGATCCCGAACCTCTCCCTCGTATTTGTGGTGCCGGTGATCATAGCGGCCGTTGGCTTGGGTTTGGGGCCTTCCCTCTGTTCGGCGATACTTGGTGCTCTCGCCTACAATTTCTTCCTGACTGAGCCTCGCTACACGCTGATCGTCGACGACCCGGCAAACGTCTGGGCGATTGGACTGCTTTTTGTCGTCGGACTTATCGTCAGTGGCGTTGCATTTACATCCCGGCGCCGTGCAACTGAAGCGGCACTCCTGAAGAGGCAGGCAACATTGCTGCAAGGCTACAGTCGCGACGCCGCCGGGATCGATAATGCTAAGGCGATCGTCTCGATCACCTGCCAAACACTTGCAGCGCTTTTTCAAGTTCCTGTCGTCGTCATTCTTGTTTTGGATGGCAAAGTAGTTTCCGTCGAGAAAGTCGGCGACGTAGAGCCCCAGGAGGCCGAATTCGAGGCGGCGCGATCGTCGTTGGCAACGGGACTTGTCGTGAGCGCCGGAGTCCACCCGGCGTTGGCCTCGCGCTTTGACTTTTGGCCTGTAACGACAACGGCAGGGGGCCCGCGTGCCGCCATTGGGCTCGCATTTGACCCCGTTGACCGGCCTCCGGAGCCTTCCATGCTAGTCGATATCGTGGGCCGCTTCTTGGCCCT